A part of Terriglobus roseus genomic DNA contains:
- a CDS encoding sigma-54 interaction domain-containing protein codes for MPKSRTVAIVSSSTPFLHTLVAALTFEGHEAVTFGALPHAVKYAVNETPDAVVVDVSSRPPCDEASLSKLVRTVGRDRVWMALPMGMSPWKEDAERLGIDQFLKTPIQPSEVEEILTDLQGLPQVLTSARGEMPCGAKSRYFHIEDMPNNRYFLTASPAMWRIYENVCLLAAVNVPVLILGESGVGKDVIANLLHKRSRRAAHPFCSVNCAALPSDLLESELFGYEAGAFTGAVKAKPGKFEQADKGTILLDEIGEMSAPMQAKLLHVLQDGRYSRLGARSVSQADVRVIAATNVNIEDAIADKLFREDLYYRINAFTIEVPPLRERREEIPYLVEEMMKRQSAVLNQEPVYISPRMMTVLQEYQWPGNLRELGNAVTRMQVLKGHESSLADIESKMVGRTSGVHACAVDTQERTNNVNEMRSIVRNFRDQTESRLIQQALEEARWNRRQAAVALRISYRALLYKIDQYRLKDTRISVRVGATQNRLTAQA; via the coding sequence GCTCCTCCACTCCCTTTCTGCACACTTTGGTAGCTGCTTTGACCTTTGAAGGCCATGAAGCGGTTACCTTCGGAGCCCTCCCCCACGCAGTGAAGTACGCCGTGAATGAAACGCCCGACGCAGTTGTGGTCGACGTTTCTTCACGGCCACCCTGCGACGAGGCTTCGCTCTCGAAACTGGTTCGTACTGTTGGAAGAGACAGGGTATGGATGGCTTTGCCCATGGGCATGAGCCCCTGGAAGGAAGACGCTGAGCGGTTAGGCATCGACCAATTCCTGAAAACCCCGATTCAGCCCTCGGAAGTGGAAGAGATTCTTACCGATCTTCAGGGATTACCCCAAGTACTCACTTCAGCTCGAGGCGAGATGCCCTGCGGGGCTAAGTCGCGATACTTCCATATCGAAGACATGCCGAACAATCGGTACTTCCTGACGGCCAGTCCTGCGATGTGGCGTATCTATGAGAACGTCTGCCTTCTGGCTGCGGTGAATGTGCCTGTACTGATCCTGGGTGAAAGTGGTGTGGGCAAGGACGTGATCGCCAACCTGCTACATAAGCGTTCACGGCGGGCAGCCCACCCGTTCTGCTCAGTTAACTGTGCGGCTTTGCCGTCAGACTTGCTGGAGAGCGAGCTGTTTGGCTATGAAGCGGGAGCGTTTACCGGTGCAGTGAAGGCTAAGCCTGGAAAGTTTGAACAGGCAGACAAGGGCACGATCCTGCTGGACGAGATTGGCGAGATGAGCGCACCGATGCAGGCAAAGCTGTTGCATGTGCTGCAGGATGGCCGGTACTCCCGTCTCGGCGCCAGAAGCGTTTCCCAGGCCGATGTGCGTGTGATTGCAGCTACGAACGTCAACATTGAAGATGCGATCGCAGACAAGCTTTTCCGTGAAGATTTGTACTACCGCATCAACGCTTTCACGATTGAGGTGCCACCGCTCCGTGAGCGTCGCGAAGAGATCCCATACCTGGTGGAAGAGATGATGAAGCGGCAGTCGGCCGTATTAAATCAAGAGCCGGTCTATATCTCGCCGCGCATGATGACTGTGTTGCAGGAGTATCAATGGCCGGGCAATCTGCGCGAACTTGGAAACGCCGTGACTCGTATGCAGGTGTTAAAGGGACATGAATCGTCGCTTGCAGATATCGAAAGCAAGATGGTCGGCAGAACCTCAGGCGTTCATGCATGTGCTGTCGACACGCAGGAACGAACAAACAATGTGAATGAGATGCGGTCTATCGTTCGGAACTTCAGGGATCAGACAGAGAGTCGTTTGATTCAACAGGCTTTGGAAGAAGCACGGTGGAATCGTCGCCAGGCGGCAGTCGCCTTGCGCATTAGCTATCGCGCTCTGCTCTACAAGATTGACCAATATCGGCTGAAAGACACGCGCATTTCCGTACGCGTCGGCGCAACGCAGAATCGTTTGACGGCACAGGCATAA
- a CDS encoding LysR family transcriptional regulator, with translation MEQLLDLRQVRTFVEVAHARSFTRAASQLHYAQSSVTAQVQALESDLGLPLFNRLGRQVELTDAGRQFLTHAEKLICTAEQARLSVQKDDRIVGPLVVSAAESLLTYRMPELLRVFQATYPDVRLTLRADASCSAAVQEPGVDLAISIDTPIQVPSLLAQSLRKERVLALVAAEHPLAKQKKLSASDVAEQQILLTDHACSYRAVFERTMTQEGGRVNRLLEFASVEALKQCAIARIGVAILPELVVASELQRGSLVALAWPQKPVYVYTQLVRHRDKWFSPVMQAFWNMAKQLIENPAKPRKEPALKIK, from the coding sequence ATGGAACAACTTCTTGATCTTCGGCAGGTTCGCACCTTTGTAGAAGTGGCGCACGCCCGCAGTTTCACCCGTGCGGCGTCTCAACTTCACTATGCGCAATCCAGTGTAACGGCGCAGGTGCAGGCGCTCGAATCAGATCTTGGTCTACCTCTGTTCAATCGCTTGGGGCGCCAGGTTGAGTTAACCGACGCGGGCCGCCAGTTCCTCACTCACGCGGAAAAGCTCATCTGCACGGCAGAACAGGCGCGCCTCTCCGTCCAGAAAGACGATCGCATCGTCGGCCCGCTGGTAGTAAGTGCAGCGGAAAGCCTTCTAACGTATCGCATGCCGGAACTGCTGCGAGTATTTCAGGCCACTTATCCCGACGTCCGGCTAACTCTTCGTGCAGATGCCTCCTGTTCAGCCGCCGTGCAGGAACCCGGCGTCGATCTCGCCATCTCGATCGACACTCCCATCCAGGTGCCGTCGCTGCTCGCGCAAAGTCTTCGCAAGGAACGCGTGCTCGCGCTGGTTGCCGCAGAGCATCCGCTGGCAAAGCAGAAAAAGCTATCCGCCTCCGACGTAGCGGAGCAACAGATTCTGCTTACCGACCATGCCTGCAGCTATCGCGCTGTCTTCGAGCGCACCATGACTCAGGAGGGCGGCCGCGTAAATCGCCTGCTTGAATTTGCCAGTGTTGAGGCCCTGAAGCAATGCGCCATCGCTCGCATAGGCGTAGCCATTCTTCCGGAACTCGTCGTCGCATCAGAACTGCAACGCGGTTCGTTGGTAGCACTCGCATGGCCCCAAAAGCCGGTCTATGTCTACACGCAGTTAGTACGCCACCGCGATAAGTGGTTCTCGCCAGTCATGCAGGCATTCTGGAATATGGCGAAACAGTTGATCGAAAATCCAGCCAAGCCTCGCAAAGAACCAGCTCTAAAAATCAAATAG
- a CDS encoding DMT family transporter — protein sequence MKTRYVAQLLLLSAVWGISFLMIRIADVAFPPVWVGLLRSATGAAFLWIVLLMGRKKLPPRRLFFWLFLVALTNNALPFFCFAWGERIVPSSVAAVINGTTPIWTLLLSLAITKTRAQVHTILGVLLGFAGVAVVVTSQQSDNAGGTGHQQLLGAAVIAVGALGYAIATVLAKAKLQGLDPIGLATTQLSLSALMLTPVALIGPHPSQIPLPSVLAVLVLGLAGSGIAYLLYYNLLVHVSATQVAAVTYLLPLWGMVWGSVAHETIAPIAYVGAAVVVFGLVLLNRRPAPKPALQEA from the coding sequence ATGAAGACGCGCTATGTGGCCCAACTGTTGCTGCTTTCCGCTGTGTGGGGAATTTCGTTTCTGATGATTCGCATTGCGGACGTTGCCTTTCCGCCGGTGTGGGTGGGTTTGTTGCGCAGTGCGACGGGCGCTGCGTTCTTATGGATTGTGCTGCTGATGGGGCGTAAGAAGCTGCCGCCACGCCGTTTGTTTTTCTGGCTGTTCCTGGTGGCGCTGACGAACAATGCACTTCCCTTCTTCTGCTTTGCGTGGGGCGAACGCATTGTTCCGAGCAGTGTGGCCGCGGTGATTAACGGCACCACGCCTATCTGGACACTGTTGTTGTCGTTAGCGATTACGAAGACGCGTGCGCAGGTACATACCATCCTGGGTGTTCTGCTTGGGTTTGCGGGTGTGGCTGTCGTCGTGACATCGCAACAATCTGATAATGCTGGCGGTACGGGACACCAACAATTGTTGGGCGCTGCGGTAATTGCTGTGGGTGCGTTGGGATATGCAATTGCAACCGTGCTGGCCAAGGCAAAGCTGCAAGGGCTTGATCCGATTGGGTTGGCGACGACGCAGCTTTCGCTCTCAGCATTGATGCTTACGCCAGTTGCGCTGATTGGACCACATCCGTCGCAGATTCCTCTGCCATCGGTGCTGGCGGTTCTGGTGCTTGGTCTGGCAGGAAGCGGCATTGCCTACCTGCTGTACTACAACCTGCTGGTGCATGTGTCCGCAACGCAGGTGGCAGCGGTGACGTATCTGTTACCGCTGTGGGGCATGGTGTGGGGATCAGTGGCGCATGAAACGATTGCCCCGATTGCCTATGTTGGCGCGGCTGTTGTGGTGTTTGGGTTGGTGTTGTTGAATCGACGGCCTGCACCGAAACCTGCTTTGCAGGAAGCGTGA
- a CDS encoding VWA domain-containing protein: protein MKKLLFACGLVVSSAMAQSTPYQLRVDSRLVQITLTVRDSSGNLVTSLPQTAFHLREDGIPQTIRYFATERQLPLSIGLLIDASGSQDKFVKEHEKEIESFLANVMEPRDHAFAVCFGNHLRLCSDWSADPHAILDGVHRFHKGDRNSPEIGPHEDRALGTALNDAVWFSIADKMKEETGRRKVLVIFSDGEENSSEHDESDAIAQAQSADTLVYALRTTENKPSKETARDRYGMRLLNHLTESTGGRSFDVREQKPAAIFTSMAADLRSLYELGYYSTNTEHDGTFRKVVITVDGEGLKPRARSGYIAPSH, encoded by the coding sequence ATGAAGAAGTTGTTGTTTGCATGTGGGCTGGTGGTCAGCTCGGCCATGGCGCAGTCCACCCCGTACCAATTGCGTGTCGACAGCCGCCTTGTACAGATCACCCTCACCGTCCGCGACAGTTCCGGGAACCTCGTCACCTCGTTACCGCAAACTGCATTCCATCTTCGTGAAGACGGCATCCCGCAAACCATTCGCTACTTCGCAACCGAACGCCAACTCCCACTCAGCATCGGCCTCCTCATTGACGCCAGCGGTAGCCAGGATAAGTTCGTCAAAGAACACGAAAAGGAAATCGAATCCTTCCTCGCCAACGTCATGGAACCACGTGACCACGCCTTCGCCGTCTGCTTCGGCAATCACCTGCGTCTCTGCAGCGACTGGAGTGCCGATCCCCACGCCATCCTCGACGGCGTGCATCGCTTTCATAAAGGCGACAGAAACTCACCGGAGATTGGCCCGCACGAAGATCGTGCACTCGGCACAGCTCTCAACGATGCCGTCTGGTTCTCCATCGCCGACAAGATGAAAGAAGAGACCGGCCGCCGCAAAGTGCTCGTCATCTTCTCCGATGGAGAAGAGAACTCATCCGAACACGACGAGTCCGACGCCATCGCTCAGGCACAATCGGCAGACACGCTGGTCTACGCGCTGCGCACCACAGAGAACAAACCGTCGAAGGAAACCGCGCGAGACCGCTACGGCATGCGCCTGCTCAATCACCTTACAGAGTCCACTGGAGGCCGTTCCTTCGATGTGCGCGAACAGAAACCCGCAGCCATCTTCACCAGCATGGCTGCGGATCTGCGTTCTCTTTATGAACTAGGCTATTACTCCACCAACACGGAACACGACGGCACGTTTCGCAAAGTCGTAATCACGGTCGATGGTGAAGGTCTCAAGCCACGCGCACGCTCCGGTTACATCGCGCCTTCGCATTAA
- a CDS encoding EAL and HDOD domain-containing protein: protein MALHSHWVREKQQAPLPAGAFCRFVARQPIVDRLRRTFGYELLFRSGWENSFCADGEAASRQILDNAVSFGLDSIVGESIPFVNCTRSLMLNRMPAVLPPGTVLEVLEDSEVDYDLIYACRELSTMGYGIALDDFDFTEKWEHLIPFANYIKLDFRTSTARERIRLMYRLKFHNIRFVAEKVETEAEVQQAMDEGFHLFQGYFFMRPVVMARPSLTAVVNKLRFLAELSYTEMDRTRVLRLLKEEPSISYRVLRVANSAALGLRQPVKSLESALAMIGDEQFRRLATLALATEFSGGTSLEPIRFILQRARLCELLGVAMGMEAGEMYLFGMMSVVRKTLQVTGEEADQVLRMSADMSAGLDGADNHYRWLLELAESCERGMWEQMERSAAMLHVAESKAAELLLEAQAWAAAILQHAHDAFV, encoded by the coding sequence ATGGCACTTCATTCACATTGGGTTAGGGAGAAGCAACAGGCACCGCTGCCCGCAGGCGCGTTTTGCCGATTTGTTGCGCGCCAACCCATTGTGGATCGGTTGCGGCGTACGTTTGGCTATGAGTTGCTGTTTCGTTCTGGGTGGGAGAACAGCTTTTGCGCAGATGGCGAGGCAGCTTCGCGACAGATTCTGGATAACGCGGTGAGCTTTGGGTTGGATTCGATTGTGGGTGAGTCCATTCCTTTTGTGAACTGCACGCGATCGCTCATGCTGAACCGCATGCCTGCCGTGTTGCCGCCGGGGACAGTGCTGGAAGTACTGGAAGATTCTGAAGTGGATTACGATCTGATCTATGCGTGCCGTGAACTGAGCACGATGGGCTATGGTATTGCGCTGGATGACTTCGACTTCACAGAAAAGTGGGAACACCTGATTCCATTTGCGAATTACATCAAGCTGGACTTTCGCACGAGCACTGCGAGAGAACGCATCCGATTGATGTATCGGCTGAAGTTTCACAACATCCGTTTTGTTGCTGAGAAGGTGGAGACCGAAGCAGAAGTGCAGCAGGCGATGGATGAAGGATTCCATCTGTTCCAGGGTTACTTCTTTATGCGCCCCGTGGTGATGGCTCGGCCTTCGTTGACGGCGGTGGTGAACAAGCTGCGCTTCCTTGCGGAGTTGAGTTATACGGAGATGGATCGGACGAGGGTTCTGCGGCTGTTGAAAGAAGAGCCGTCCATTTCGTATCGCGTGTTGAGAGTGGCGAACTCTGCGGCGCTGGGTTTGCGGCAGCCGGTGAAGAGCCTGGAGAGTGCGCTGGCCATGATTGGCGATGAGCAATTCCGTCGGCTGGCGACGCTGGCTTTAGCAACGGAGTTCTCTGGTGGAACCTCGCTGGAACCGATTCGCTTCATCCTGCAGCGGGCGCGGCTGTGCGAACTGTTGGGTGTTGCCATGGGGATGGAAGCGGGTGAGATGTATCTGTTTGGCATGATGAGCGTGGTGCGAAAGACACTGCAGGTGACTGGCGAAGAGGCCGACCAGGTGTTGCGTATGAGCGCGGATATGTCTGCCGGCCTGGATGGTGCGGACAACCACTACCGCTGGTTGTTGGAGTTGGCGGAGAGTTGCGAACGAGGCATGTGGGAGCAGATGGAGCGGTCTGCTGCGATGCTGCATGTGGCGGAATCAAAGGCGGCTGAGCTTCTGCTGGAGGCGCAGGCTTGGGCTGCGGCGATCCTACAACATGCGCATGACGCATTTGTTTGA
- a CDS encoding Atu2307/SP_0267 family LLM class monooxygenase, with product MQIGIDSFAALVEDPITHEKPTAAVRMTRLLEEIELADKAGLDFFGLGEHHREEYLDAAPAVILAAAATRTKNIRLGSAVTVLSAADPVRVHQEFATLDLISGGRAEIVVGRGSFIESFPLFGLKLEDYDDLFIEKLDLLLKLRDETYVNWSGKHRPALTGQGVFPRPLQKKLPVWLGVGGTPASFARAGALGLPLMVAIIGGEPHRFRPLIDLYREAGKRAGYGDDVLKVGVHVLGLVGDTDQAAADAFFPGYAAAFTKIGKERGWPAVTRGQFEALRRPKGALMVGEPSFVADKVAQMSEDLGGLERVTFQMSVAALRHEPMMRGIELLGEKVAPVLRSK from the coding sequence ATGCAAATCGGAATCGATAGTTTCGCGGCACTGGTAGAAGATCCCATCACCCATGAAAAGCCCACGGCGGCAGTACGCATGACGCGGTTGCTGGAAGAGATTGAACTGGCTGATAAGGCTGGCTTGGATTTCTTTGGGCTTGGCGAACATCATCGCGAGGAATATCTGGATGCCGCTCCGGCTGTGATCCTGGCTGCGGCTGCTACGCGGACGAAGAACATTCGTCTTGGCAGCGCTGTCACCGTGCTGAGCGCGGCTGATCCGGTGCGTGTGCATCAGGAGTTTGCCACGCTGGATCTGATCAGCGGTGGACGCGCGGAGATTGTGGTTGGGCGCGGGTCGTTCATTGAGTCGTTCCCGCTGTTTGGTTTGAAGCTGGAAGACTATGACGACCTGTTCATTGAGAAGCTTGATCTGTTGTTGAAGCTGCGCGATGAGACTTACGTGAACTGGAGTGGCAAGCATCGTCCGGCGTTGACGGGGCAGGGTGTGTTTCCTCGTCCGTTGCAGAAGAAGCTGCCGGTGTGGCTTGGAGTGGGTGGGACGCCTGCTTCGTTTGCTCGCGCTGGTGCGCTGGGGTTGCCGCTGATGGTGGCGATCATTGGTGGTGAGCCACATCGTTTTCGTCCGTTGATTGACCTGTATCGCGAGGCTGGTAAGCGCGCTGGTTATGGCGACGATGTACTCAAAGTTGGCGTGCATGTACTGGGGCTTGTGGGCGATACCGATCAGGCTGCGGCGGATGCGTTCTTCCCTGGCTATGCTGCTGCGTTTACGAAGATTGGCAAGGAACGCGGATGGCCTGCGGTGACTCGTGGGCAGTTTGAGGCGCTGCGCAGGCCGAAGGGCGCGCTGATGGTGGGTGAGCCTTCGTTTGTTGCTGATAAGGTGGCGCAGATGAGCGAGGATCTGGGTGGGTTAGAGCGTGTGACCTTCCAGATGAGTGTTGCTGCCCTGCGGCATGAGCCGATGATGCGTGGCATTGAGTTGCTGGGAGAGAAAGTGGCTCCCGTGTTGCGTTCGAAGTAA
- a CDS encoding SPL family radical SAM protein, producing MANTTDLFPILPLPRVNGLGRMAQESEHLDAGHDVDFRSLAVRSILNKSVSKRLHWMAWSINPYRGCEFGCRYCYARYTHEFLAPAATEPIRGTLADAEAFTKPTEEMNLRDPEAFERRIFAKQNAAWLLEQDLRRMAKQHKLHEEIALGTATDPWQPIERRMKITRSLLEVLARHEGLKIGMVTKATLIERDIDLLQQINERSTLVVHITITTPDVELARKLEPRAPRPDLRFETVRKLREAGIRTGILNCPLLPGITDTAEAIDRMAALAKSVGASFLGANPLFLKPCSRPTYFEFIREHFPHLQVLYMERFRDMDFASRPYRERLRALVKASCIRHKVGQRQMDTLVSREVAETKKPSHSATFAEAQGRLFA from the coding sequence ATGGCGAATACGACAGACCTCTTTCCCATCCTCCCCCTGCCCCGCGTCAACGGCCTCGGCCGCATGGCACAGGAAAGCGAACACCTCGACGCAGGCCACGACGTCGACTTCCGTTCGCTCGCCGTCCGCTCCATCCTGAACAAATCCGTCTCCAAACGCCTGCACTGGATGGCATGGTCCATCAACCCCTACCGAGGCTGCGAATTCGGCTGCCGCTACTGCTACGCCCGCTACACCCACGAGTTCCTGGCCCCCGCCGCCACCGAACCCATCCGAGGCACTCTCGCCGACGCAGAAGCCTTCACAAAACCAACCGAGGAGATGAACCTCCGCGATCCCGAAGCCTTCGAACGTCGCATCTTTGCCAAACAAAACGCAGCATGGCTCCTCGAACAGGACCTCCGCCGCATGGCAAAGCAACACAAGCTTCACGAAGAGATCGCCCTCGGCACCGCCACCGATCCCTGGCAGCCCATCGAACGCCGCATGAAGATCACGCGTAGCCTCCTCGAAGTCCTCGCACGTCACGAAGGCCTGAAGATCGGCATGGTCACCAAGGCCACGCTGATTGAGCGAGACATCGACCTGCTCCAGCAGATCAACGAACGCAGCACGCTCGTCGTCCACATCACCATCACAACACCCGACGTCGAACTCGCACGTAAGCTCGAACCCCGCGCCCCACGCCCCGATCTGCGTTTCGAAACCGTGCGCAAACTGCGCGAAGCAGGCATTCGCACCGGCATCCTCAACTGCCCGTTGTTACCCGGCATCACAGATACGGCCGAAGCCATCGACCGCATGGCTGCCCTAGCAAAGAGTGTCGGCGCCAGCTTCCTCGGCGCCAATCCACTCTTCCTCAAACCCTGCTCACGCCCCACATACTTTGAGTTCATCCGCGAACACTTCCCGCATCTGCAGGTGCTCTACATGGAACGCTTCCGCGACATGGACTTCGCCTCCCGCCCCTATCGCGAGCGACTTCGCGCACTCGTCAAAGCAAGCTGCATCCGCCACAAAGTGGGCCAACGCCAAATGGACACCCTCGTCAGCAGAGAGGTGGCAGAAACAAAGAAGCCCTCACACTCTGCAACATTCGCAGAAGCGCAAGGGCGTCTCTTCGCTTAG
- a CDS encoding GH92 family glycosyl hydrolase — translation MLRKALSLALCAVTLSAAAQKHTLADDVNPLVGTSAEGNTFPGVGVPYGMTSWTPAITRTEKKGTVAYLYDAPKLYGIRATHFLSGSAVQDYGSFQFLAGTGIFPADASKRASSFPHSDEHSTPYRYDVALPDLHVKASVTALSRSGLLSFTFQQSGPAWLQVENLAPGGDATLTVDAAHREITGINPVRRFYRGTGKSAGFAGYVVIRFDHDFKTGPSWKANNAPASGTPDEEQATQTAIHLAADFQPAGTAITFNVKQGETVRARIGTSFVSIDEARKNLEAEISTFDAAAVEAKSHATWDRALGKIEITGPESDRRVFYTAMYHAILVPRTFSDVSGTRPKFAVGGTVKGTGDYYEDFSAWDTFRALHPLLTIIDPDRDAAMVRSLISKGEEGGFLPIFPMWNSYTSAMVGDHAAVIIADAYLKGIRGFDINRAYPLMRRNAFEEPKTIEEYKDGKGRRALDDYLKLGYVPLENKVLDAFHQQEQVSRTLEYAYDDFVVAQVAKSLGKTEDAAALMKRAQNYRNVIDPQTGFARGRHADGTWDSPFDPSKPYKYITEGLPFQYTFFVPQNVPGLIKLEGGNAGFTKKLDELFARKLYDHGNEPSHAITYLYDYAGEAWKTQQEVAVTRKNWYQDRPSGLAGNDDAGQMSAWYLLSALGFYPVTPGIPAYEIGTPLLPDAKIHLTNGKTFHIHAEGVSPQNIYIQSATLNGKPLNNFWIKHNDIINGGELTFKMGPQPNKQWPSDMALPR, via the coding sequence ATGCTTCGCAAGGCTCTTTCGCTCGCTCTCTGTGCCGTTACGCTCTCTGCCGCCGCTCAAAAACACACGCTCGCCGACGACGTTAATCCGCTCGTAGGCACCTCCGCAGAAGGCAACACCTTCCCCGGAGTAGGCGTGCCTTACGGCATGACGTCATGGACACCCGCGATCACGCGCACAGAGAAAAAGGGCACAGTAGCCTACCTGTACGACGCGCCGAAGCTCTACGGCATCCGCGCCACACACTTCCTCTCCGGCTCCGCGGTGCAGGACTACGGCAGCTTCCAATTTCTCGCAGGCACCGGCATCTTCCCCGCAGACGCATCGAAGCGCGCTTCAAGCTTTCCGCACAGCGACGAACACTCCACGCCCTACCGCTATGACGTTGCCTTGCCTGACCTGCACGTCAAAGCCAGCGTAACGGCGCTCTCGCGTAGCGGCCTGCTGTCGTTTACCTTCCAGCAGTCCGGCCCCGCATGGCTGCAGGTAGAAAACCTCGCACCCGGCGGCGACGCCACCCTCACCGTTGACGCCGCACATCGCGAGATCACCGGCATCAATCCCGTTCGACGTTTCTATCGCGGCACCGGAAAATCTGCAGGCTTCGCAGGCTACGTCGTCATCCGTTTCGATCACGACTTCAAGACCGGCCCATCATGGAAGGCCAACAACGCTCCTGCATCAGGCACACCGGATGAGGAACAGGCAACGCAAACGGCAATCCACCTCGCTGCCGATTTCCAACCCGCCGGCACCGCCATCACCTTCAACGTGAAGCAGGGTGAAACGGTACGCGCACGCATCGGCACCTCATTCGTCTCCATCGACGAAGCCAGAAAAAACCTCGAAGCAGAAATCTCTACGTTTGACGCAGCAGCAGTTGAAGCCAAGTCACACGCCACATGGGATCGCGCTTTAGGCAAGATCGAAATCACCGGACCAGAATCTGATCGCCGCGTTTTCTACACGGCCATGTATCACGCCATCCTCGTGCCTCGCACCTTCAGCGACGTCAGCGGCACACGGCCCAAATTCGCAGTCGGTGGAACAGTGAAGGGAACCGGCGACTACTACGAAGACTTCTCCGCCTGGGACACCTTCCGCGCACTGCATCCGCTGCTCACCATCATCGATCCTGACCGCGACGCCGCAATGGTTCGCTCGCTCATCAGCAAAGGCGAAGAAGGTGGCTTCCTGCCCATCTTCCCCATGTGGAACAGCTACACCTCCGCCATGGTCGGCGACCACGCCGCTGTCATCATCGCCGACGCATACCTAAAGGGCATCCGCGGCTTCGACATCAACCGCGCCTACCCGCTCATGCGCCGCAATGCTTTTGAAGAGCCGAAGACCATCGAGGAATACAAAGACGGCAAAGGCCGCCGCGCTCTCGACGACTACCTGAAGCTCGGCTACGTTCCACTCGAAAACAAGGTGCTCGACGCCTTCCACCAGCAGGAACAGGTCTCCCGCACACTCGAATACGCCTATGACGATTTCGTCGTCGCACAAGTAGCGAAGTCACTCGGTAAGACCGAAGACGCAGCCGCGCTCATGAAGCGCGCGCAGAACTACCGCAACGTCATCGACCCACAAACCGGCTTCGCGCGCGGCCGCCACGCCGACGGCACGTGGGACTCGCCCTTCGATCCATCAAAGCCGTATAAGTACATCACCGAAGGCCTGCCCTTTCAGTACACCTTCTTCGTCCCGCAGAACGTCCCGGGCTTGATCAAGTTGGAAGGCGGCAACGCAGGCTTCACAAAGAAGCTCGACGAACTCTTCGCGCGTAAGCTCTACGACCACGGCAACGAACCCTCGCACGCCATCACCTACCTCTACGACTACGCAGGCGAAGCGTGGAAGACACAGCAGGAAGTCGCCGTAACCCGCAAGAATTGGTATCAGGATCGCCCCAGCGGCCTCGCAGGCAACGACGACGCGGGCCAGATGTCCGCGTGGTATCTCCTTAGCGCTCTAGGCTTCTATCCCGTAACTCCCGGCATCCCGGCATACGAAATCGGCACACCCCTGCTGCCCGACGCAAAGATCCATCTCACCAACGGCAAAACCTTCCACATTCACGCAGAAGGCGTCAGCCCGCAAAACATCTATATCCAGTCCGCCACACTCAACGGCAAACCCCTAAACAACTTCTGGATCAAGCATAACGACATCATCAACGGCGGCGAACTCACCTTCAAGATGGGCCCCCAACCCAACAAGCAATGGCCATCCGATATGGCTCTACCTCGTTAG